From the Mycobacterium sp. MS1601 genome, one window contains:
- a CDS encoding conjugal transfer protein, translated as MTGKIPAKRKQFDELVKPVDRQKLAQRAITVLGIIGGVFAILSMLANLWPESNQADPTPGNSSIPSSTLVTGFARDYVTTYLTAKSGDEDKLARYVTLKDVKLPPIAGQFTDTEVAFAKQIATTDDGVAVWTVTVSGVVNGDTTASPQRTFYRVPITVLDSAPRATALPMQVAGPGVGVDFRLGYRHTVALDSPLGTTVTGFVRSYLTGGADFPRYVTADSTEKPIQPAPYAKVDTLTIAANVGGDGAGADTAEVYITVAARTKNYTLTQLAYPLTVRSVEGQWQVISIAAVPLLQTRPDTPREDNATTATSTTPPPPPTRG; from the coding sequence GTGACAGGTAAAATTCCCGCCAAAAGGAAACAATTCGACGAGCTGGTCAAGCCCGTCGATCGGCAGAAACTCGCACAGCGCGCGATCACCGTCCTGGGCATCATCGGCGGCGTATTCGCCATCCTCTCGATGCTCGCGAATCTGTGGCCAGAGTCCAACCAGGCCGACCCCACGCCGGGAAATTCCTCCATCCCGTCCTCCACATTGGTGACCGGATTCGCCCGCGACTACGTCACGACCTACCTCACCGCCAAGAGCGGCGACGAAGACAAGTTGGCGCGCTACGTCACCCTCAAAGACGTCAAGCTGCCGCCCATCGCCGGACAGTTCACCGACACCGAAGTCGCCTTCGCCAAGCAGATCGCCACCACCGATGACGGCGTGGCGGTGTGGACGGTGACGGTCTCCGGAGTCGTCAACGGAGACACCACAGCTTCACCTCAACGCACCTTCTACCGAGTGCCCATCACAGTGCTCGACAGCGCTCCGCGCGCGACTGCCCTGCCCATGCAGGTGGCCGGCCCGGGCGTCGGCGTCGACTTCCGGTTGGGCTACCGCCACACCGTTGCCCTCGACTCACCGTTGGGGACGACCGTCACCGGTTTCGTCCGCTCCTACCTCACCGGCGGCGCCGACTTCCCGCGCTACGTCACCGCCGATTCCACTGAGAAGCCGATCCAACCGGCGCCCTACGCCAAGGTCGACACCCTCACCATCGCGGCGAACGTCGGGGGAGATGGAGCGGGTGCAGACACCGCGGAGGTCTACATCACCGTCGCGGCCCGAACCAAGAACTACACGCTGACCCAGCTGGCCTACCCGCTGACAGTGCGGTCGGTCGAAGGGCAATGGCAAGTCATCTCCATCGCCGCGGTTCCACTGCTGCAGACCCGACCCGACACCCCACGCGAAGACAACGCCACCACGGCCACGTCCACGACTCCGCCGCCACCGCCGACGCGCGGCTAA